The window tttagaaattcctaaaacattgaaattatgacaaaaaggaaagaaagatgtCTAGTTCACTTTTAGTATTAATAAGCCTCATTTTGGTTCATGGAAAATAtcaaggttatgtttggtttttgaaaaatttgaagaaaaatgtgaaagaaaaaaaataggaaaaaaaatagaaaaaaaaaaaaatagaaaaagtgaaaaaaaaaagtttaaacttaataaattatttttgtttgtttttaaaaatttatttctttttttatatttttcttcaaatgttttgagaatcaaatatattcttaaatttttttaataattgtaattatttcttatttttctttgagataaaacataataaagagAACTTGACATTCctttagggtatgtttggtttctagaaaatattacataaaagaaagaaaatgccaatgaaaatgatttatcatACTTTGttgttatatgaaaaaaaaaaattaaatataatgaaaattgttagaaacttatatattttaaaattatttgatctttatatttatgttaaaataattaaaatggatttaaaatagtaaataaaagttatttattgaaCTTTTATTTCCCGAAAACCAACTATAaccttaattattttcttttctaatattttcaagtttatgGAGAGAAAACATGCTTAAGAAATTCCAGGTGAAGGACTTGAATTTAGGACCCGAAGCTTAGGAAAAGCCATGAGAAGCACTCAACCACATACATTTAGATGCTTAAtgtaacaaacaaaaaaaattatattattttctaagaaaatttataatattaaatagaaataatagaatttttaaaaaattataaaattaaataattgaacattttttcatttttaatatatttatatttaaatatcatacatatttctattaataaaatttaaaatattaacacgtgtatatttaatttgatagcatcaaagacaaaaaatacatattattgatttttaatttagtcaTTAGTTTTACCGCGATTCaactataattatataaaataaataaaatttacctccaaagaatataaaaataatttgtcacttttaaatttattttttttatttttttatcaatttcttttttctttatttcttttttgatatttttctttatacttttcaaaaatcaaacaagtgCTTTGTTTGAGTTTCTCCTTTTCATTTGTCTAttcataaaacattattttccttttttgaatttttaatatctcTATTCTGCCGTGTTGGAAACTCCTAACTTGCAAATTCCGCCATGGCTCTATTGAATCGTAGAAGTCAAGCTCtatcttattttcttcctcATCTTTCTCTTTTGTCCACTAAACCGTCCCCTCATGACAAGAGCCTTGATGTGTTTGCTCTTGGATCTCATCACTAAAGTAAGCACATATCATTACTTTTATGTTTGGGACCATGTATATTCAAGGAAGCTTTTTCCCAtaagagggggaaaaaaaaaaagaggaagactTCCAAGTTTTCAAGGAAAATacacaagaaaaagaaaaataaatataacattaattaattaatttttacatgGTTCTTTAAagtcattttacttatttttttcttctctctctatatatatatatatatatatatattaattatgttattttgGAATAATTAAAATGcttaatctaatttttttcatgaacTACTATGATCTTATGAAGGAATTGAATTGGCAAGGTTTTAGGTTTAATATTAATGTAATTGGTAGTCAATCAATTATCTTTAAGCTAatagatataaattttatattttaataattatttagaaGACTTAATAGATAATTTTGGAGgataatttatgaattttttttctattttttgtgtAATAAATGTTTAGGAAGAAAACATCTTCGCCAAGTTGCAAACTCCTGGATCAGccatatatattcttttcataATATTGTTACTTTCTTGACTCATAAAAGTCAAAGTCAAGTGACAAGTCTCATCAAGTTTTTTATGTTGACCtatattttaattacttaatcaattagaaaaaaTTAGTATCACTTTAATCTATTTATGATCTAGTTAAGGGAGTTTGAGAAATGGATTATAGTGATCATAAGAGCTATAACTTAATTCCAATATTGTGATAAATGGTCTAATAGAATACATAGCTAGTGAACATAattataaccattttttttaattgagttggaaattttaattttctccattttaaataaaagacaaattattagGAGTCCTCAAGCAAAGAGCTCTCATGTTATTTGGGCATGTCTAACCAttgtatgtaaaaaaaatttatatatataattaggatATGTTTGTTTGATAGGATTAAAAAGTgagatataattttaaaattatgcatTTGCATATTTAAATATAGGAAGAATAAGAGGACCCAAATATGTTATGggtttaacatttttaattcaacataatgttcattgatttttcaatttcttaatcCTTACGCCAATGCTGATTGAAAGAATAACTCCAAAAGTTTCATAACCATTTATGATGTTTCGTATAAAAGAGACTTTATCATGTTGTATGCTCCTAACTTACAAATTACTCTATTGACTCGTAGAAGTCAAGCTCAAGGGACACTAACATATTTGGATATAGGAAGAACAAGAGAAATACCTAAATAAGTTATATATTAGCATTTTTAACTCaacataatattatttgatttttcaattttgtagtCCCTACACCAATGCTGATTGAAAGAAAAACTTTAAACATTTCATGACCATTTATGACGTTTCATATAAAAGAGACTTAGCCGTGTTGCATACTCCTAACTTACAAATTACACTATTGACTCATAGAAGTCAAGCTCAAATAACATTATAACATATTTGAATATAGGAAGAATAAGAGAAAGACTTAAATAAGTTATAGGTCTAACTCAACAtaatcttctttgatttttaaatttcttggtCCCTACACCAATGTTGATTGaaagaaaaactccaaaaatttcATGACCATTTATGATGTTTCATATAAAAGAGACTTTATCGTGTTGCATACTCCTAACTTACAAATTACTCTATTGATTCATAGAAGTCAAGGTCAAGGGACATTATAACATATTTGGATATAGAAAGAACAAGAGAAAGACGGTTATAGGTCTAGCATTTTTAACTCAACATagtcttctttgatttttcaatttcatagtCCCTACACCAATGCTGATTGaaagaaaaactccaaaaattttATGACCATTTATGATCTTTCATATAAAAAAGACTTTGTCGTGTTGCATACTTCTAACTTACAAAATACTCTATTGACTCATAGAAGTTGAGCTCAAGGGACATCATAACATATATGGATATAGGAAGAACAAAAGAAAGACCTAAATAAGTTATAGGTCTAGCATTTTTAACTCAACATaatcttgtttgatttttcaatttcttagtCCCTACACCAATGTTGATTGaaagaaaaactccaaaaatttcATGACCATTTATGATGTTTCATATAAAAGAGACTTTGCTGTATTACATACTCCTAACTTACAAATTACTCTATTGACTCATAGAAGTCAAGCTCATGGGACACTATAATTAATGAGCATAAGATAACACtagtttaattgaaaaaaaaaacttaacttaaaccttgatattgatatttaatttcatataaatatcatattagTTTTGAATAGAATGGGCTAATCCAAACGAGTTGTATGCCTACATCAAACCAATTATTATGAATTAGGACCCACACGGTTTTATTCAAAGTCATACTTGGTTGGTGCCTTAAATTCCACTTGTAGACTCCTCCTCCACACCAATAATGCAAGGAGTGGAGCCCAAACAATTTATGGTGGATgacttagaataaaaaaaaaaagtcaaatattaaaattatacctTATTTAAGGTCTTGGTATGAATTCAAAAGAATGACAGTGCCTTATAGTAATACcacttttttaatttgaatgaaataattttcatttttatttgatttttgttattattattttataataaatcaattaagatAATTGGAGATAAATtccttattatattttatttatttgtccaGGATATTACATTAAATCCTTCTTCACATAACTTTTTTAAGCAGATAATTGGAAGAAAATGGATAATAAtgttgtggtttttttttcattttttttaaagaggaCAATTATATACTAGTTCATGCAAAAACCAAGAATGAAAATTGGTTAAGATATAGAATTTAGTGgatgaaaggaaaaatgaatgagataCAAATAGATAAATCAAAACATATAAACTTCTCAAAATATTACAGCGCTTGTACTAGCAAAATATTAAGGCATggtaatggaggaaaaaaacaataaaggaaaaaagagaaaataataataaagtccAAAGGGGATAAGGTAGGAAAGGTAAAAGATGTTGGCATCCATAGAAAAAGGTATAtaagatattaacttttaagtttACATGTTctcaaaaaacatgtttttgctaatttttcattctatttggtatcctttcttttcctttctatagGTAATAAATAGCTTCAACTTTAAAAATGGAGGATGGGACCATAATAGAGTTAATATGAAAAGGatcttatgaatttttttttctcgtgAGTCACTTTCTTGACTCATAAAAGTCAAAGTCAAGTGACATGTCtcatcaaatcatttattttgagTTATATGTATCTaatcaatttgaagaaattagCATCACcttgatttatttatgataGAATTGGGGGAGTTTGAGAAGTAGATTATGACATAAAAGTTATAACAtaaattaaggttatgtttgtttGTAGGGCTAAAAAGTgagatataattttaaaattatatatttgcatatttgGATATAGGTAGGACAAGAGAAGGGTGTAAATAAGTTACTGGTCTAGTATTTTTAATCTCCTGTACATTTAAAAATCGACTTGTCTAATAAATTACTACATTgatgaatttttcaaataaaaaaaaatggtaattggattaagatttttttccttctaataaAGCCAAACGTacatattgttttttcttaaatattagtaaaggaaaaatgttttgttgatgaaattttaaaaggtttgtttgttttttttttttttaaaaaaaattgttttatttaagccaagtttctttcattttattttcttttgcaatgattttaattttttttaatcattttttaatatgcaTGATGTTGGGACATCTATCATAATATAcctaataaaagattttttttttcgattgtTTGGAACAAGTTTTAGGATTTGATGTAAAGAATTGGACTGAGATCGGAACAAGAGTAACTTATACTAAACTCTTCTTATTGTCATTCCTAAATTAACAAATCGGACTCGTATCAAGTGTtacttataaaatatcattattcTACCTCAACTCATCAGgttgtattttgatttattattttaaattttatctgtGTTACAAACTCCTAATTAGCTGTGTCACTTTCTTGACTCATAGAAGTCAAAGTCAAGAAAGTCATTTATTTTGAACCACATTTCAcgtaatcaattttaaaaattataatcagCACTTTAATCCATTTATGACTTAATTAAGGGGTTTTAGAAATCGTATGAGTATGTAGCTTTAATTTGTTAATTCTTGGAATGTGGAATTTTaccttttataataattttgtttatgaaatttatttattaatttttaaaaagactaataagaaatttttctttttgctttctttGTTATGAAGGCCAGTGTGCCCTGAAACTAAGTGCTCTGgtttcatttatcttatttataaaatttcatttttctacttCAAATCTACAggatgtattttgattttatttctttttcttttttattttttacagtCCCAATCTATACCAGTgctgataaaatataataattaaaactcTAATGAGCTGGAAACTGTAACAAGAAAGGTCTTCTTTGATTGCTCCTGTTTAAGCTGGAAATTTCCGAGAAGACCTTTCTTTAAGATTGTTGAAGTTATTTTAAGTAGATTAAGGAAAGTCATTAAACTCaacttaaattcaattaaaagacaaattattaggattgaatattatttttaaaatttaaaataattcatattttatcttctctttttaagttatgtctaatcatcatatatgaaaatttttatataattagatTATGTTGGTTTGGTAGGATTAACATGTgagatataaaatttaaaatttgttttatgaaaaaaaaaattatttttatttatatcaaaagaCCAACCAACGTAACATTGTGGTCTTTCTATAATGagaaattttaacaataaagtCTTCTCTGGTCCCCCATTTGAGTTGGAAATTTCCAAGAAGTTTTCCATAGCGAAGAAGAGTAGGGTAAAGTTAGAGTGAATCATTTTCATATAAAGTGAAGAAATACTCATCACCATTTCTCTCATCCCACCTCACTCTCTCAATTGATTTTGGGTAGAATGATGTCTAAACTCCTCCtctgttttattttcttcttctcatgCTCTCAACTTCTTTCCTCTTTTTCGAATTCCACTAAACCATTATGCCCTCATGATCAGACCCTTGCTTTGCTCCAGCTTAAGCAatcattttctatcaaaaattCCAGTTCTTCGGATTGCGATAGCTATGGTGTCACGTCTTATCCCAAAACAGAGTCTTGGAAGAAGGGTAGTGATTGTTGCTCATGGGATGGGGTCACATGTGATAAGGTAACAGGCCATGTAATTGGGCTGGACCTCAGTTGCAGCTGGCTCTTTGGCATCATCCATTCCAATAGTACCCTCTTCCTCTTTCCTCGCCTGCGAAGGCTCAACCTTGCTTTCAATGACTTCAATTACTCCTCTGTTTCAGCTGGGTTTGGCCGCTTCTCAACCTTGATGCATCTCAATCTCTCCTACTCTGGATTTTCAGGCCTAATTGCACCAGAAATCTCTCACCTCTCCACCTTGGTTTCACTCGATCTGTCTGAGAATTATGGAGTAGAGTTTGCCCCGCATGGCTTCAATTCTCTGGTTCAAAATTTAACCAAACTGCAGAAGCTTCACCTTAGAGGTATTTTCATCCCTTCAGTTTTTCCTAATTCCTTGCTAAATCGGTCTTCTTTGATATCATTAGATCTCTCTGCCTGTGGATTGCATGGGAGATTCCCTGACCATGACATTCATCTTTCGAAACTTGAGGTTCTCAACTTACTGGAAAATAATGATCTCAGTGGAAACTTCCCACGATTCAGTGAGAACAATTCCCTCATGGAATTGTATTTATCATCCAGAAATTTCAGTGGAGAGCTTCCTGCTTCAATTGGCAATCTAAAGTCTTTACAGACTTTGTATATCTCCAATTGCGAATTCTTAGGGTCCATCCCTGCTTCTCTAGAGAACCTTACACAAATCACTTCCTTGAACCTCAATGAGAATCTTTTTAGTGGTAAAAttccaaatgtttttaataaccttagaaatttaatttcattacaCCTTCATGGCAACAATTTCAGTGGTCagcttccatcatcaattgGAAATCTAACAAATCTTCAGGACTTAGACTTGTATGATAATCAGCTAGAAGGAGTCATTCCTTCTCctgtaaatgggtttttaagtcTATCCTATGTCGACTTAGGATATAACTTATTCAATGGGATAATACCATCTTGGTTGTATACTCTACCATCATTGGTGGTATTATATCTCGATCATAACAAACTCACCGGTCATATTGGTGAATTCCAATGTGATTCATTGGAGGTTATTGTTTTGAGTATGAATGAGTTACATGGGTCAATTCCAAGTTCAATATTTAAGCTTGTGAACCTTAGCCATCTTCATCTTTCTTCAAATAACTTGAGTGGTGTTTTGGAGACAAGCAACTTTGGAAAACTTAGAAACCTCACTTGGCTTGATCCCTCAAACAACATGCTCTCATTGACAACGTCCGACAATTCCAACTCCATTTTACCCAACATTGATAGCCTAGACCTTTCAAACAATAAGATTAGTGGAGTATGGTCATGGAATATGGGAAATGATACACTATGGTACTTGAATCTCTCTTATAACTCAATAAGTGGGTTTGAGATGCATCCATGGAAAAATATGCAAATTCTAGATCTTCATTCCAATTTGCTGCAAGGACCACTTCCAATTCCTCCAAAttctacatttttcttttcagtcTCCCATAACAAATTGAGTGGAGAAATTTCACCCCTAATTTGTAAAGTGAGTTCCATGAGAGTTCTTGATTTGTCTAGTAACAACTTGAGTGGCATGCTTCCTCATTGTTTGGGGAATTTTAGCAAATATCTCTCTGTTTTGAATTTGCGAAGGAATCGATTTCATGGCATCATtcctcaaacatttttaaagggCAATGCTATCAGGAATCTTGACTTCAACGATAATCAATTGGAAGGCCTAGTACCTCGATCTTTGATCATTTGTCGAAAACTTGAAGTTCTAAACCTTGGgaataatgagataaatgatacATTTCCTCATTGGTTGGGAACTCTTCCAAAGTTGCAAGTTCTTGTTTTGCGTTCTAATAGTTTCCATGGTCATATAGGGCGTTCCAAAATCAAATCCCCATTCATGAGCCTAAGAATCATTGATCTTGCTCACAATGATTTCGAGGGTGACTTGCCTGAAATGtatttgagaagtttgaaagCGACAATGAATGTAGATGAACGCAACATGACAAGAAAATATATGGGAGAATATTATTATCAAGATTCCGTCATGGTGACAATCAAGggattggagattgaatttgtGAAGatcttgaaggctttcacaacAATTGATTTATCAAGCAACAAATTCCAAGGAGAGATTCCAGAGTCCATTGGAAATCTTAATTCACTTCGAGGGCTCAATTTATCCCATAACAACCTTACAGGACATATTCCATCATCTTTCGGAAATTTGAAGTTGCTTGAATCATTGGACCTTTCTTCAAACAAGCTCATTGGAAGAATTCCTCAAGAATTAACAAGTTTaacatttcttgaagttttgaatcTTTCCCAAAACCATCTAACTGGATTTATACCTCGAGGTAATCAGTTTGatacatttgaaaatgattcaTACAACGGGAACTCAGGGCTATGTGGATTTCCATTGTTGAAGAAATGCACAACTGATGAAACACTAGAGCCTTCACAAGAAGTGGATGCAGAGTTTGAAGGTGGATTTGATTGGAAAATCACATTGATGGGATATGGATGTGGAT is drawn from Vitis riparia cultivar Riparia Gloire de Montpellier isolate 1030 chromosome 18, EGFV_Vit.rip_1.0, whole genome shotgun sequence and contains these coding sequences:
- the LOC117905832 gene encoding receptor-like protein 9DC3, with amino-acid sequence MSKLLLCFIFFFSCSQLLSSFSNSTKPLCPHDQTLALLQLKQSFSIKNSSSSDCDSYGVTSYPKTESWKKGSDCCSWDGVTCDKVTGHVIGLDLSCSWLFGIIHSNSTLFLFPRLRRLNLAFNDFNYSSVSAGFGRFSTLMHLNLSYSGFSGLIAPEISHLSTLVSLDLSENYGVEFAPHGFNSLVQNLTKLQKLHLRGRSKIKSPFMSLRIIDLAHNDFEGDLPEMYLRSLKATMNVDERNMTRKYMGEYYYQDSVMVTIKGLEIEFVKILKAFTTIDLSSNKFQGEIPESIGNLNSLRGLNLSHNNLTGHIPSSFGNLKLLESLDLSSNKLIGRIPQELTSLTFLEVLNLSQNHLTGFIPRGNQFDTFENDSYNGNSGLCGFPLLKKCTTDETLEPSQEVDAEFEGGFDWKITLMGYGCGLAIGFSLGCLIFSTEKPKWLATMVEENIHKKIKRSKRCTCKRGARRN